The following proteins come from a genomic window of Fusobacterium sp. DD2:
- a CDS encoding autotransporter domain-containing protein, which translates to MTIDPPGKDKGPNGELEGAEDHTHVKYYIYDSQGGINKKAIETYDGILGTDPWDKTSISNIDPKTGKKIKDVEVHKVNDQEGMEAIHHVWNARFDDLHITLYDKTAAFALEAWQVPKFAFKDTTVDIKGDDATVFYFFPVDGIGIYYEIFPYRQENGRWSYHAPYQRGAFIGGLDVDVKYRHDTIFSTVGIVGSYNISPEGTFKMEGSENLIFSYLGYAPNLQKIIDVGKEKGAYIARVRDQYGTGMTPIINLKSSPEIYGDGNVGYFFSDLLPDGTKEYPKTTVFIRDGWKMVSWYINDGKTGYKIPDEYKFTYDRAKWDKLWKQTKIGIYQGEINAKAIVGNKLALDTATGELAEEQTDIGNTIITTNEAGDKVEVKGNNKYVENVAVLLGQSGQRGEVKVKATDGTEKTVKITPSRDLGQELTPWADLDEIHGLYVNDINMVFGKYSLKNLGLVADRGTEIDVAVTGVNTSTPKEKGGVALRTETITDYGEATKVKSSYNDAVNEAATGTIFAYAKGNWGDSTTRTTPGDGYTPMSEETVNAFRDQKSVIYFGLDVNTSARYKKIGDIEYYPVTYAAEGGIINAKNTKAFGYGSIISYAKAGGEINIDGTVTAKDEWAENDIDTKPYLKKNIGAYATGENSKIVISGKSEIYGSGAHALEKGKVELNGADNEITVGDKVVGLFAKNGGEIKFGGGTITVGDGASRDSIPFYAIQDESSPIPKIKFDKDTNVVMTNGFIPIEDSLSSVEDATNYAADSKDSAKYEGMGKVTLNLSKDAELTKIRDGEDITWNGIYDLPAKLKTDMKVKDLILEDPEKNISLYYINGKIAIDTDVDLSDKLDGFNSVKMERDVVTINPGKRIYSTTGKGLTVSSNKGASQSDNNQTGYINEGTVDITGGTTDKTAALAVNYGIVKNNKEIKVDTGTGIFGTNGSKIENSATGSIEISGKGYGIVSSVKANEQFDFGLDASSTVKPIDIINAGNIKISGNDSIGIYADNNSGRPRSDVTVLNSGKIEIKDTSIGIAVRGRNGGVITVNVGGNSDITAGIGSIGIQGENSKVVFNNDYTIETKQKGVGIYLTGNSIAESTNSNNIFKYRYSGAVDAQGTAISYNMAAETNGTNNVNITLDNAGHGKLIGIYVDGAGTFTNTGNITGTSTANEIGIAGENVSIINSGNITLGDATTITKPNIGIFANGCTVSNRSSIQVGNNSVGIYGKGNITSTGIIKAGEKGIGIYSLDGNVAVSGSVEVGQNGASGIYALGQNKRIEINDMPTMVIGKESFGVVNKGSGNSVKTNVTDVKLATDSVFIFSTDHTGTIENSANISNIGSSGGNYGIYSVGNSSNSGTIDLRNGIGNIGMFTINGAKAVNTGKLIVGETNVHDSLFSIGMAAGVNGENGGHPTTGIIENKGRIEVKGKHSVGMFATQSGSTATNTGTIVLDADHTIGIYAEEDAKVINKGTITTGSGNYKHVTGVYLHKGAVLENEGTINIDSKGGQGVYLQGGTLKNYGTITVGGTAKKTHNGTGATSKTVGPVTIEAPAEAIQAVIKLQTPEGIVIEEPEIVIAKGVKPGTVSANSIGIYVDTSGIRFTNPIENLAELTEEADLLVGTEAVMDTNSKAIVVEDSRILEPYNQSILNNIDVSKWNVYSAGLTWMATATLDKNNGTIKKLYMRKIPYTEFSGDKNTYNFLDGLEQRYGMNSLGSKEKELFNKINGIGKNEEILFNQAVDEMMGHQYANVEQRIYDTGRILDKEFKYLKDEWRTMSKDSNKVKVFGMNGEYSTDTAGIIDYKSDAYGVAYLGENETLKLGDTSGWYAGLVENRFKFKDIGKSKEKQLQGKFGVFKSVPFDYNNSLNWTISGEGFVGYNKMDRKYLVVDKIFGAKSDYWSYGVALRNELSKNFRMTESTNFKLYGAVKAEYGRYSDIKEKSGEVKLEIKGNDYLSVRPEIGGELGYKHILNDKYYLSTKLNVAYEDELGELNDRHNKARVRETTADWYKLRSEKEDRRGNVRTDLSIGIDNERYGVTANIGYDTKGKNRRIGLGLRVIF; encoded by the coding sequence ATGACTATTGATCCACCAGGTAAGGATAAAGGACCAAATGGAGAACTGGAAGGTGCAGAAGATCATACTCATGTAAAATACTATATATATGATAGCCAAGGTGGAATAAATAAAAAAGCAATTGAAACATATGATGGAATTTTAGGAACAGATCCATGGGATAAAACTAGTATAAGTAATATAGATCCTAAAACTGGTAAGAAAATAAAAGATGTTGAGGTACATAAAGTCAATGATCAGGAAGGAATGGAAGCGATACACCACGTTTGGAATGCAAGATTTGATGACCTTCATATTACTTTATATGATAAAACAGCAGCCTTTGCTTTGGAGGCATGGCAGGTTCCTAAGTTTGCCTTTAAAGATACTACAGTTGATATTAAAGGGGATGACGCTACTGTTTTCTACTTCTTCCCTGTAGACGGTATAGGTATTTATTATGAAATTTTTCCATATAGACAGGAAAATGGACGTTGGAGTTATCACGCACCATATCAAAGAGGAGCCTTTATTGGTGGACTGGACGTAGATGTTAAATATAGACATGATACAATTTTTTCAACTGTAGGTATTGTGGGAAGCTATAATATCTCTCCAGAAGGTACATTTAAAATGGAAGGATCAGAAAACCTGATTTTCTCATATTTAGGATATGCACCTAACCTACAAAAAATAATAGATGTAGGTAAGGAAAAAGGAGCATATATTGCAAGAGTGCGTGATCAGTATGGAACAGGAATGACACCGATAATCAATCTGAAATCATCTCCAGAGATTTATGGTGATGGTAACGTTGGATATTTTTTCTCAGATTTGTTACCAGATGGAACAAAGGAATATCCCAAAACAACTGTATTTATACGTGATGGATGGAAAATGGTTTCATGGTATATAAATGATGGTAAAACTGGATATAAAATTCCAGATGAATATAAATTTACATATGATAGAGCAAAATGGGATAAGTTATGGAAGCAAACTAAAATAGGTATTTATCAAGGTGAAATAAATGCAAAAGCTATTGTAGGAAATAAACTAGCTCTGGATACAGCTACTGGAGAACTTGCTGAGGAACAAACAGACATAGGTAATACTATAATAACTACCAACGAAGCTGGTGATAAGGTAGAGGTTAAAGGAAACAATAAATATGTAGAAAACGTTGCAGTATTACTTGGTCAATCTGGACAGAGAGGGGAAGTTAAAGTAAAAGCTACAGATGGAACAGAAAAAACAGTAAAAATTACACCTAGTAGAGACCTTGGTCAGGAGCTGACTCCTTGGGCTGACCTTGATGAAATCCATGGATTATATGTTAATGATATTAATATGGTATTTGGTAAATACTCATTGAAGAACCTTGGACTGGTTGCAGATAGAGGTACTGAGATAGATGTTGCAGTAACAGGTGTAAACACATCTACTCCTAAAGAGAAAGGTGGAGTAGCACTTAGAACAGAAACTATTACAGACTATGGAGAAGCTACAAAAGTCAAATCTTCATATAATGATGCAGTAAATGAGGCAGCTACTGGAACTATTTTTGCATATGCAAAAGGTAACTGGGGGGATTCAACTACAAGAACTACTCCTGGTGATGGATATACACCTATGTCTGAAGAAACTGTAAATGCATTTAGAGATCAGAAAAGTGTAATTTATTTTGGATTAGATGTAAATACAAGTGCCAGATATAAAAAAATAGGGGATATTGAATACTACCCTGTTACATATGCAGCAGAGGGTGGAATTATCAATGCTAAAAATACAAAAGCATTTGGTTATGGTTCAATAATAAGTTATGCTAAAGCTGGTGGAGAAATCAATATTGATGGAACAGTTACTGCAAAAGATGAATGGGCTGAAAATGACATAGATACAAAACCTTACTTGAAGAAAAACATCGGTGCTTATGCTACTGGTGAAAATTCTAAGATTGTAATATCTGGTAAGAGTGAAATCTATGGTTCAGGTGCTCATGCTCTTGAAAAAGGTAAAGTAGAATTAAACGGAGCAGATAATGAAATCACTGTTGGAGATAAAGTTGTTGGACTATTTGCAAAAAATGGTGGAGAGATAAAATTTGGTGGTGGTACGATTACAGTTGGTGATGGAGCATCGAGAGACTCAATACCATTCTATGCAATTCAAGATGAATCAAGCCCTATACCTAAGATTAAATTTGATAAAGATACTAACGTAGTTATGACAAACGGTTTCATTCCTATAGAAGATAGTTTGAGTTCTGTAGAAGATGCAACTAATTATGCAGCAGATTCTAAAGATTCAGCTAAATATGAGGGAATGGGTAAAGTAACTCTTAACCTATCAAAAGATGCAGAATTAACAAAGATAAGAGATGGAGAGGATATTACTTGGAATGGAATATATGACTTACCAGCTAAACTTAAAACTGATATGAAAGTTAAAGATCTGATATTAGAAGATCCAGAAAAGAATATCTCTTTGTATTACATCAATGGTAAGATAGCTATCGATACAGATGTTGATTTAAGTGATAAGCTGGATGGATTCAATAGTGTTAAGATGGAAAGAGATGTTGTTACTATTAATCCTGGTAAGAGAATTTATTCAACAACTGGAAAAGGATTAACTGTTTCATCAAATAAAGGTGCATCACAGTCAGATAACAATCAAACTGGATATATAAATGAGGGAACTGTTGATATAACTGGTGGAACAACTGATAAAACAGCTGCACTTGCTGTAAACTATGGAATAGTTAAAAATAATAAAGAGATAAAAGTTGATACTGGAACTGGAATCTTTGGTACAAATGGAAGTAAAATTGAAAACAGTGCTACAGGATCAATAGAGATATCAGGAAAAGGATATGGTATAGTTTCATCAGTTAAAGCAAATGAACAATTTGATTTTGGTTTAGATGCTAGTTCTACAGTAAAACCAATTGATATTATAAATGCTGGAAATATCAAGATCTCTGGTAATGATTCAATAGGTATATATGCAGATAATAACTCAGGTAGACCTCGGTCAGATGTAACAGTTTTAAATAGTGGAAAGATTGAGATAAAAGATACAAGTATTGGTATAGCAGTAAGAGGACGAAATGGTGGAGTAATCACTGTAAATGTAGGTGGAAATTCAGATATCACAGCAGGTATAGGAAGTATAGGTATTCAAGGTGAAAACAGTAAGGTTGTATTTAATAATGATTATACAATTGAAACCAAACAAAAGGGAGTTGGAATTTATCTAACTGGTAATTCGATTGCTGAATCAACTAACAGCAATAACATTTTCAAATACAGATATTCTGGAGCTGTAGATGCTCAAGGAACTGCAATATCATATAATATGGCTGCTGAAACTAATGGTACAAACAATGTAAATATTACTCTGGATAATGCAGGACATGGAAAACTTATAGGAATCTATGTAGATGGAGCTGGAACATTTACAAATACAGGTAATATAACAGGAACTTCAACTGCAAATGAAATTGGAATTGCAGGAGAAAATGTTTCCATTATAAATAGTGGAAATATCACTTTAGGTGATGCTACAACTATTACAAAACCTAATATAGGTATATTTGCAAATGGTTGTACAGTTTCAAACAGATCTTCTATACAAGTTGGAAATAACTCTGTTGGAATATATGGAAAAGGTAATATTACAAGTACTGGAATTATCAAAGCTGGAGAGAAAGGTATAGGAATCTACTCTCTAGATGGAAATGTTGCAGTGTCTGGCTCTGTAGAAGTTGGACAAAATGGAGCATCTGGAATCTATGCATTGGGACAAAACAAAAGAATAGAGATTAACGATATGCCAACTATGGTAATTGGTAAAGAATCATTTGGTGTTGTTAATAAAGGTAGTGGAAACAGTGTAAAAACTAATGTTACAGATGTAAAACTTGCAACTGACTCAGTATTTATATTCTCTACTGACCATACTGGAACAATAGAAAACAGTGCAAATATTTCAAACATTGGAAGCAGTGGTGGAAACTATGGTATTTACTCTGTAGGTAACTCTTCAAATAGTGGAACAATAGATCTTAGAAATGGTATTGGAAACATCGGTATGTTCACTATTAATGGAGCAAAAGCAGTAAACACTGGTAAACTTATAGTTGGGGAAACAAATGTTCACGACAGTCTGTTCTCTATAGGTATGGCTGCAGGAGTTAATGGAGAAAATGGTGGACATCCTACTACAGGAATTATAGAAAATAAAGGTCGTATTGAAGTAAAAGGAAAACACAGTGTGGGAATGTTTGCTACTCAGTCAGGAAGTACTGCTACAAATACAGGAACAATAGTTTTGGATGCAGACCATACAATAGGTATCTATGCTGAAGAGGATGCTAAAGTTATAAATAAAGGAACTATCACAACTGGAAGTGGAAACTACAAACATGTTACAGGAGTATACCTACACAAAGGAGCAGTTCTAGAAAACGAAGGAACAATAAATATAGATTCTAAAGGTGGACAAGGAGTATACCTACAAGGTGGAACTCTTAAAAACTACGGTACGATAACTGTAGGTGGAACAGCTAAGAAAACACATAACGGTACAGGAGCAACAAGTAAAACAGTGGGACCTGTAACAATAGAGGCACCTGCTGAAGCTATACAAGCTGTTATTAAACTTCAGACACCTGAAGGAATAGTAATAGAGGAACCAGAAATTGTTATAGCAAAGGGAGTAAAACCTGGAACAGTATCTGCAAACTCAATAGGAATATATGTGGATACATCAGGAATCAGATTTACTAACCCAATAGAAAACTTAGCAGAACTGACAGAAGAAGCAGATCTATTAGTTGGTACAGAGGCAGTAATGGATACAAACAGTAAGGCTATAGTAGTTGAAGATAGCAGAATACTTGAACCTTACAATCAATCAATTTTAAATAACATTGATGTATCTAAATGGAATGTTTACTCTGCAGGATTAACATGGATGGCTACAGCAACACTTGATAAAAATAACGGTACAATCAAGAAACTTTATATGAGAAAGATTCCTTATACAGAGTTTTCTGGAGATAAAAATACATACAACTTCCTGGATGGATTGGAACAAAGATATGGTATGAATAGTTTAGGTTCGAAAGAAAAGGAACTATTTAATAAAATTAATGGAATCGGAAAAAATGAGGAAATTTTATTCAATCAGGCAGTAGATGAGATGATGGGACATCAATATGCAAATGTTGAACAAAGAATTTACGATACAGGAAGAATACTTGATAAAGAGTTCAAATATCTAAAAGATGAATGGCGTACAATGTCAAAAGACTCTAATAAAGTCAAAGTATTTGGAATGAATGGAGAATACTCAACAGATACTGCTGGAATAATAGACTACAAGAGTGATGCATATGGTGTAGCATATTTAGGAGAAAATGAAACACTTAAACTTGGAGACACTTCAGGTTGGTATGCAGGACTTGTAGAAAATAGATTCAAATTTAAAGACATTGGTAAATCTAAAGAAAAACAACTTCAAGGTAAGTTTGGAGTATTTAAGTCAGTGCCATTTGATTATAACAACAGCTTGAACTGGACAATATCTGGAGAAGGATTTGTTGGATATAATAAGATGGACAGAAAATATCTAGTAGTAGATAAAATATTCGGTGCAAAATCAGATTACTGGTCTTATGGAGTAGCTCTTAGAAATGAGTTAAGTAAGAACTTCAGAATGACTGAATCTACAAATTTCAAACTATATGGAGCAGTAAAAGCCGAATATGGAAGATACTCAGATATCAAAGAAAAATCTGGAGAGGTAAAACTTGAAATTAAGGGAAATG